From one Polyangia bacterium genomic stretch:
- a CDS encoding GTP-binding protein, with amino-acid sequence MIRDQMNVVIVGHVDHGKSTVVGRLLADTGSLPQGKLDAVKRECERTGKPFEYAFLLDALTDEQDQGITIDTARCFFKSERRDYIIIDAPGHIEFLKNMISGAARAEAAVLVIDAKEGVRENSRRHGYILSMLGIRQVVVCVNKMDLVAYNEDHFRKLEAEYRTFLEAIGAVSPQQFIPVSAIAGENLATRGPSTPWYEGPTLLQTLDALQKAPPKVDRPLRMPVQAVYKFTKQGDDRRIFAGRIEAGRVKVGDRVAFSPSNKTSTIRSIEGFNTAARTEIESGWSTGFTLAEEIYVTRGEVMSHADRAPPVSTRLRTNMIWLGKKPFVADRDYKLKLGTMATPVRIHRIIKVIDASELGATLEKDHVGRHDVADVVLETRQPVAFDLIADCEATGRFVIVDGYDVAGGGIITAAVSDELRDLRAEARTRDFNWVQGGVTATDRAQHYGHRAALIMFVGKAGAGKHRYARALEKALFEQQRHVYMLDGKNVLLGVDHDLWVDAAQSELVRRFGEVAHLLLNAGLLVVSTTNAIGLADARSVQALITDTPTVLIDVDPDGGDGSCDLAIRGDEPESDVVARIATVLAARQITIA; translated from the coding sequence ATGATCCGCGACCAGATGAACGTGGTGATCGTCGGGCACGTCGATCACGGGAAGAGCACTGTGGTCGGGCGCCTCTTGGCCGACACCGGATCGCTGCCGCAAGGCAAGCTGGACGCGGTCAAGCGCGAGTGCGAGCGCACCGGCAAGCCGTTCGAGTACGCGTTCCTGCTGGACGCCCTCACCGACGAGCAGGACCAAGGGATCACCATCGACACCGCCCGCTGCTTTTTCAAGAGCGAGCGCCGCGATTACATCATCATCGATGCGCCCGGGCACATCGAGTTCCTGAAGAACATGATCTCCGGCGCCGCGCGCGCCGAGGCCGCCGTGCTGGTCATCGACGCCAAGGAAGGCGTGCGCGAGAACAGCCGCCGCCACGGATACATCCTGTCGATGCTGGGCATCCGCCAGGTGGTCGTCTGCGTGAACAAGATGGATCTGGTCGCCTACAACGAAGACCACTTCCGCAAGCTGGAAGCCGAATACCGCACGTTTCTGGAAGCCATTGGCGCGGTCAGCCCGCAGCAGTTCATCCCCGTCAGCGCCATCGCCGGCGAGAACCTGGCGACGCGCGGGCCAAGCACGCCCTGGTACGAAGGCCCGACCCTGCTGCAGACGCTGGACGCGTTACAAAAGGCGCCACCCAAGGTTGATCGCCCGCTGCGCATGCCGGTGCAGGCGGTCTACAAATTCACCAAGCAAGGCGACGACCGCCGCATCTTCGCCGGCCGCATCGAAGCAGGTCGGGTGAAGGTCGGCGATCGGGTGGCCTTTTCACCGTCGAACAAGACCAGCACCATCCGCAGCATCGAAGGTTTCAACACGGCGGCGCGGACCGAGATCGAATCCGGCTGGTCGACGGGTTTCACCCTGGCGGAGGAGATCTACGTGACCCGCGGCGAGGTGATGAGCCACGCCGATCGCGCGCCGCCGGTCAGCACCCGCCTGCGCACCAACATGATCTGGCTGGGCAAGAAGCCCTTCGTGGCCGATCGGGACTACAAATTAAAGCTGGGCACCATGGCCACGCCGGTGCGCATCCACCGCATCATCAAGGTCATCGACGCCTCCGAGCTGGGCGCGACGCTGGAGAAGGATCACGTCGGCCGGCACGACGTCGCCGACGTGGTGCTGGAGACGCGGCAGCCGGTGGCGTTCGATCTGATCGCCGACTGCGAGGCCACCGGCCGCTTCGTCATCGTCGATGGGTACGACGTCGCGGGCGGCGGGATCATCACCGCGGCGGTCTCCGACGAATTGCGGGATCTCCGGGCCGAAGCCCGGACGCGCGACTTCAACTGGGTCCAGGGCGGCGTGACGGCGACCGATCGGGCGCAGCACTACGGCCACCGGGCGGCGCTGATCATGTTCGTGGGCAAGGCGGGCGCCGGCAAGCACCGCTACGCCCGCGCCCTGGAAAAAGCGCTGTTCGAGCAGCAGCGCCACGTTTACATGCTGGACGGCAAGAATGTCCTGCTGGGCGTCGACCACGATTTGTGGGTGGACGCCGCGCAGTCCGAGCTGGTGCGGCGGTTCGGCGAGGTGGCGCACCTTTTGTTGAACGCCGGCCTTCTGGTGGTGTCGACCACGAACGCCATCGGCCTCGCCGACGCGCGCTCGGTGCAGGCGCTGATCACCGACACGCCGACGGTGTTGATCGACGTCGATCCCGACGGCGGCGACGGATCGTGCGACCTGGCCATCCGGGGCGACGAACCTGAGTCCGACGTGGTGGCGCGTATCGCCACCGTGCTGGCGGCGCGGCAGATCACCATCGCCTGA
- a CDS encoding tetratricopeptide repeat protein, which yields MVDPAHTLLGEIERAISSLPGAILHPASGRANARSLEAAMGRRPPPGLLAFVAAHDGGLLGNDIVLLTVAEAQRRRDSPDPESSRSNAWPAGLWPVLERGHHRYALDMDDAATDGEWPVVEVSERGVDRVGTSFLRFLHVLCGELGAGTASESDPLALARERARRDPGMADHWLDVAELQERAGREAEIDETLMAALRVAVPPTPALLLTVGMRAVRTGDWTTAERAFEDAMSLEPLATRDDDARLDAAALVFTLAAERGDAAGMTAARRVLGAAATATAAFWRAEAVAAMGADSPSTTAEVGLRIVKALVPDDPDVARLLTFGPSQQAALKGLHQARESLEAGTAEQAVREARAALNEPRVAELGIAQAMLAEALNATRDKDALEVARKATVLNPFLVEGWRELGDAYLEASDLRGAETAFRKVVDTDGTYGLGFAKLAQVLLEQGRTLEALEAITTATDRGGDPFFLAAIRGDIYAEMERHGDAAEAYDQALVIEPDDHWALHQAAVEHGHAGNTTRATELFEAALRHDHDGCHQTLVDYGDHLRRVGRIGDAVKLYRRAVAAVPADQEWRQTLRDAERELLAAPN from the coding sequence ATGGTCGATCCCGCCCACACCCTGCTTGGTGAAATCGAAAGGGCGATTTCATCCCTGCCCGGGGCCATCCTGCACCCCGCCTCCGGACGGGCCAACGCGCGCAGCTTGGAGGCCGCGATGGGCCGGCGGCCGCCGCCCGGGCTGCTGGCCTTCGTCGCGGCTCATGATGGTGGTTTGCTGGGCAACGACATCGTTCTTCTGACCGTGGCCGAGGCGCAGCGGCGGCGTGATTCGCCCGACCCGGAGAGCAGCCGGTCGAACGCCTGGCCGGCCGGGCTGTGGCCGGTGCTGGAACGCGGGCATCACCGGTACGCGCTGGACATGGACGACGCCGCCACCGACGGTGAATGGCCGGTGGTCGAGGTCAGCGAGCGCGGCGTCGATCGCGTCGGCACGTCGTTCCTGCGTTTTCTGCACGTCCTGTGCGGCGAGCTCGGCGCCGGCACGGCCAGCGAATCGGATCCGCTGGCCCTGGCCCGCGAACGCGCGCGGCGCGATCCGGGGATGGCCGACCACTGGCTGGACGTGGCCGAGTTGCAAGAACGCGCCGGCCGCGAAGCGGAGATTGACGAGACACTGATGGCGGCGCTGCGGGTGGCGGTGCCGCCCACGCCGGCGCTGTTGCTGACCGTGGGGATGCGGGCCGTGCGCACCGGCGACTGGACCACCGCCGAACGCGCCTTCGAAGACGCCATGTCGCTGGAGCCGCTGGCCACCCGCGACGACGACGCCCGCCTGGACGCCGCGGCGCTGGTGTTCACGCTGGCGGCCGAGCGGGGCGACGCCGCGGGGATGACGGCGGCCCGTCGGGTGCTGGGCGCGGCGGCGACGGCCACCGCGGCGTTCTGGCGCGCGGAAGCGGTGGCGGCCATGGGCGCTGATTCTCCGTCGACGACGGCCGAGGTTGGGTTGCGCATCGTCAAGGCGCTGGTGCCCGACGATCCCGACGTGGCCCGCTTGCTGACCTTCGGGCCCAGCCAGCAAGCGGCGCTCAAGGGCCTGCACCAGGCGCGCGAGTCACTGGAGGCTGGCACCGCGGAACAGGCGGTGCGCGAGGCACGCGCGGCGCTGAACGAGCCGCGGGTGGCGGAACTCGGCATCGCCCAGGCGATGCTGGCCGAGGCGCTGAATGCCACGCGCGACAAAGACGCTCTGGAGGTTGCCCGCAAGGCGACCGTGCTGAACCCTTTTCTCGTCGAGGGTTGGCGGGAGCTCGGCGATGCATATCTCGAGGCCAGCGATCTGCGCGGCGCCGAGACGGCGTTTCGCAAGGTGGTGGACACCGACGGGACGTACGGGCTGGGTTTCGCCAAGCTGGCCCAGGTGCTGCTGGAACAAGGACGCACGCTGGAAGCGCTGGAGGCCATCACCACCGCCACCGATCGCGGCGGCGATCCCTTCTTTCTGGCGGCCATTCGGGGCGACATCTACGCCGAGATGGAACGTCACGGCGACGCCGCCGAGGCGTATGACCAGGCGCTGGTCATCGAGCCGGACGATCATTGGGCCTTGCACCAGGCCGCCGTCGAACACGGCCACGCCGGCAACACCACCCGCGCCACCGAGCTGTTCGAGGCGGCGTTGCGCCACGATCACGACGGTTGCCACCAGACGCTGGTCGATTACGGTGACCACCTGCGCCGGGTGGGCCGTATCGGCGATGCGGTGAAGCTGTACCGGCGCGCCGTGGCCGCGGTGCCCGCCGATCAGGAATGGCGGCAGACGCTGCGCGACGCCGAGCGTGAGCTTTTGGCGGCGCCCAATTAG
- the apbC gene encoding iron-sulfur cluster carrier protein ApbC, whose product MPNVDEVRAVLAGVNDPALQIDLVSAGMVKDVAVDGGKVRVAVQLTTPACPSKDAIRQSVESAVGRLAGVSAVEVVLSAAVVGRPNHPSNPRLPGVKNIIAVAAGKGGVGKSTVSTNLAAALSRLGAEVGILDADVYGPSIPQMMGVPEVPAGAETDKKIIPAVHHGLRVISIGFFIERGGAVIWRGPMVGKLLQQFIEDVVWGELDYLIIDLPPGTGDAQLSLSQLLPITGAVMVTTPQEVSVIDVEKALAMWRKVEVPVLGLVENMSGFVCQSCGHHENIFLQGGGRKLAEREGIPFLGEIPLQGTISRSGDDGKPVVLADPESKVARVFMDIASAVACRLSVRNVPAPGSGKRSPKLTTIR is encoded by the coding sequence ATTCCCAACGTCGACGAAGTCCGCGCGGTCCTGGCCGGGGTCAATGATCCGGCGCTGCAGATTGATCTGGTGTCGGCGGGCATGGTCAAGGACGTCGCCGTCGACGGCGGCAAGGTTCGTGTCGCGGTTCAGCTGACCACGCCCGCCTGCCCGTCGAAGGACGCCATCCGACAATCAGTGGAGAGCGCCGTCGGACGGCTGGCCGGCGTCAGTGCGGTCGAGGTGGTGCTGTCGGCAGCGGTGGTGGGCCGACCCAACCATCCGTCAAACCCGCGCCTGCCCGGCGTGAAGAACATCATCGCCGTCGCCGCTGGCAAGGGCGGCGTCGGCAAGTCGACGGTCAGCACCAACCTGGCCGCCGCTCTTTCGCGCCTGGGCGCCGAGGTGGGCATCCTGGACGCCGACGTCTACGGTCCGTCGATCCCGCAGATGATGGGCGTGCCCGAGGTGCCGGCCGGCGCCGAGACCGACAAGAAGATCATCCCCGCCGTCCACCACGGCCTGCGCGTCATCTCGATCGGTTTCTTCATCGAGCGCGGGGGCGCCGTCATCTGGCGCGGGCCGATGGTCGGCAAGCTGCTGCAGCAATTCATCGAGGACGTGGTGTGGGGCGAGCTGGACTATCTGATCATCGACCTGCCGCCCGGCACCGGCGACGCGCAGCTGTCGCTGTCGCAGCTTTTGCCCATCACCGGCGCCGTCATGGTCACCACCCCGCAGGAGGTTTCGGTGATCGACGTGGAGAAAGCTCTGGCCATGTGGAGGAAGGTCGAAGTGCCAGTGCTGGGCTTGGTGGAGAACATGAGCGGCTTTGTCTGCCAAAGCTGCGGCCACCACGAAAACATTTTCTTGCAAGGCGGCGGCCGCAAGCTGGCCGAGCGTGAAGGCATTCCGTTTCTGGGCGAGATCCCGCTGCAAGGAACCATCAGCCGCAGCGGCGACGACGGCAAGCCGGTGGTGCTGGCCGATCCCGAATCAAAAGTGGCGCGCGTATTCATGGACATCGCCAGCGCGGTGGCCTGCCGGTTGTCGGTGCGCAACGTGCCCGCGCCGGGCAGCGGCAAACGCAGCCCGAAACTGACCACCATTCGCTGA
- a CDS encoding DUF1684 domain-containing protein has translation MSGGDGFFRGRSKVVAATLAASVAVMIVGEPPSLAVDDAYTKEIEAYRHDREARLRGERGWLSLIGLFWLADGVQRFGSDPRADLVLAASSAPATAGTLTVKEGRVTIALFPGTTATVDGQPITTRELRPDDPGPADVVMLGSVSLQVIKRAGHLGIRLKDSNSPARRAFTGLRFFPIRPSYRVAARFVAHEHPVAITVPSAVGPAQTLQSPGAAVFTLEGRQYRLDAILEEPTATELFFIFRDQTSAHETYGAGRFLYTPLPRDGQVIVDFNKAFSPPCAFTPYATCPLPPPQNRLPIKIEAGELAPPIHDAAAP, from the coding sequence GTGAGCGGCGGCGATGGATTTTTTCGCGGGCGATCGAAGGTGGTGGCCGCGACCCTGGCCGCGTCGGTGGCGGTGATGATCGTCGGCGAACCGCCGTCGCTGGCGGTCGACGACGCTTACACGAAAGAGATCGAGGCCTACCGTCACGACCGTGAAGCGCGCCTGCGCGGCGAGCGCGGGTGGCTGTCGCTGATCGGCCTTTTCTGGCTCGCCGACGGGGTCCAGCGTTTCGGCAGCGATCCGCGCGCCGACCTCGTGCTGGCGGCCAGCAGCGCGCCGGCCACGGCTGGAACGCTGACGGTGAAAGAAGGCCGGGTGACCATCGCGCTTTTTCCGGGGACGACCGCCACCGTCGACGGCCAACCGATCACCACGCGTGAGTTGCGCCCGGATGACCCCGGGCCGGCGGACGTGGTGATGCTGGGTTCGGTGTCGCTGCAGGTGATCAAGCGGGCTGGACATTTGGGTATTCGCCTCAAGGACAGCAACAGTCCGGCGCGTCGCGCGTTTACCGGCCTGCGCTTTTTTCCCATCCGCCCGTCGTATCGGGTGGCGGCGCGTTTTGTCGCGCACGAACATCCGGTGGCGATCACCGTGCCCAGCGCCGTCGGTCCCGCCCAGACGCTGCAAAGCCCGGGCGCGGCGGTGTTCACCCTGGAGGGCCGCCAATATCGGCTGGACGCCATCTTGGAAGAGCCGACCGCGACCGAGCTGTTCTTCATCTTTCGCGATCAGACCAGCGCGCACGAGACCTACGGCGCCGGGCGGTTTCTCTACACGCCGCTGCCGCGCGACGGTCAGGTGATCGTGGATTTCAACAAGGCCTTCTCGCCGCCGTGCGCGTTCACGCCGTACGCCACCTGTCCGCTGCCGCCGCCGCAGAACCGCCTGCCCATCAAGATAGAGGCGGGCGAGCTGGCGCCGCCGATTCACGACGCCGCCGCGCCGTAG
- a CDS encoding UvrD-helicase domain-containing protein, protein MVPDSQPLATPPAAHAPTVSLVPREVTSGPFSREALARELNPAQLAAVVHPGQPLLVVAGAGSGKTRVITYRLARLVAAGGDPRRVLAVTFTNKAAGELRERVGKLLGPRMGLGTAGLWVGTFHSISARLLRQWGQAVGLLRDFVIYDDDDQKRLLGRVLTDLKVPERLFPVRQVLSAIDRAKNQGITAKDFQPGDYFDDVVAKAYALYEERLAASNATDFGGLLMSALQLCAADVNGTQEILNRFDHVLVDEFQDTNSVQYRLVRYLSRRTGSITVVGDEDQSIYKWRGADIRNILDFERDHGGAQVVKLEQNYRSTGNILRAANAIIERNTERRPKRLFTESGDGSPIVMFEGETERDEADFVAARIEASLQEGASPRDFAVFYRTNAQSRVLEDALRARDLPYVIVGGTRFFDRAEIKDLICYLRALSNPDDGMALQRIINVPTRGIGGTTVDRITDLIYEKKISAWAALAAATEDPEILGTGPRKKVAAFVEFMTRLRSEGAGLGPAALAEKVLEESGYRDALAAESSLEAEGRIENLLELIAQMREYEKEAEEPSLSGFLERIALASDVDGYDPEKGAVSLMTVHTAKGLEFPTVFITGLEERIFPHARSVDDDSAVEEERRLCYVAVTRARKFLTLSRVRRRRLSGQELPGVPSRFLKELPAACIEAIVMERPAGYYGDSEGQGPWGGRWSRDDDGGRERGWNASGGGNGGGFSAPRRGPAARPTAAASPARKAATGEIVVDYDHEAEPSGLQIGAKLRHSQFGVGEVRGWQAAGADMKVTMRFPSVGVKTILARFLTK, encoded by the coding sequence ATGGTTCCCGATTCGCAGCCGCTTGCCACTCCCCCAGCCGCACACGCGCCGACGGTCTCTCTGGTCCCGCGCGAAGTTACCAGCGGGCCGTTTTCCCGCGAGGCCTTGGCGCGCGAGCTGAACCCGGCGCAGCTGGCGGCGGTGGTGCATCCTGGCCAGCCGCTGCTGGTGGTGGCCGGCGCCGGCTCGGGCAAGACCCGCGTCATCACCTATCGGTTGGCCCGGCTGGTGGCGGCCGGCGGCGATCCGCGTCGCGTCCTGGCCGTCACGTTCACCAACAAGGCCGCCGGCGAGCTGCGCGAGCGGGTGGGCAAGCTGCTGGGTCCGCGGATGGGCCTCGGCACGGCGGGGTTGTGGGTGGGGACGTTCCATTCGATCTCGGCGCGGCTTTTGCGCCAATGGGGGCAAGCGGTCGGTTTGCTGCGCGACTTCGTCATCTACGACGACGACGATCAAAAACGGCTGCTGGGCCGCGTGCTGACCGATCTGAAGGTGCCCGAGCGTCTGTTCCCGGTGCGCCAGGTGCTGTCGGCCATCGACCGAGCGAAGAACCAAGGCATCACGGCCAAAGATTTTCAGCCCGGTGATTACTTCGACGACGTGGTGGCGAAAGCGTATGCGCTTTACGAAGAGCGGTTGGCGGCGTCCAACGCCACCGACTTCGGTGGCTTGCTGATGTCGGCGCTGCAGCTTTGCGCGGCGGACGTCAACGGCACGCAGGAGATCTTGAACCGCTTCGATCACGTGCTGGTCGATGAATTTCAGGACACCAACAGCGTGCAGTACCGGTTGGTGCGGTACCTGTCGCGGCGAACCGGCAGCATCACCGTGGTCGGCGACGAGGATCAGTCGATCTACAAATGGCGGGGCGCCGACATTCGCAACATCCTGGACTTCGAGCGCGACCACGGCGGCGCCCAGGTGGTCAAGCTGGAACAGAACTATCGTTCCACCGGCAACATCCTGCGCGCGGCCAACGCGATCATCGAACGCAATACGGAGCGTCGGCCCAAGCGCCTGTTTACCGAATCGGGCGACGGGTCGCCGATCGTGATGTTCGAAGGGGAGACCGAGCGCGACGAGGCGGACTTCGTCGCCGCGCGCATCGAGGCGTCTTTGCAGGAAGGCGCCAGCCCGCGCGATTTCGCCGTGTTTTATCGGACCAACGCCCAGTCGCGGGTGCTGGAAGACGCCTTGCGGGCGCGCGATCTGCCGTACGTCATCGTCGGTGGCACGCGCTTTTTCGACCGGGCGGAGATCAAAGATCTGATCTGCTATCTGCGCGCCCTTTCCAATCCGGACGACGGGATGGCCTTGCAGCGGATCATCAACGTGCCGACGCGCGGGATCGGCGGCACCACCGTCGATCGCATCACCGATCTCATCTATGAAAAGAAGATCTCGGCGTGGGCGGCGCTGGCGGCGGCCACGGAGGATCCGGAGATACTGGGCACCGGGCCGCGCAAGAAGGTGGCGGCGTTCGTCGAGTTCATGACCCGCTTGCGCAGCGAAGGCGCGGGTCTGGGGCCGGCCGCGCTGGCCGAGAAAGTCTTGGAGGAGAGCGGCTATCGCGACGCGCTGGCGGCCGAGTCGTCGCTGGAAGCGGAAGGGCGCATCGAGAATCTTTTGGAGCTGATCGCTCAGATGCGCGAGTACGAGAAGGAAGCGGAGGAGCCGTCGCTGTCGGGATTTCTCGAGCGCATCGCGCTGGCCTCCGACGTCGACGGGTACGATCCGGAGAAGGGCGCGGTGTCGCTGATGACCGTGCACACGGCGAAGGGACTGGAATTTCCCACCGTGTTCATCACCGGCCTGGAAGAGCGAATTTTTCCGCACGCTCGTAGCGTGGACGACGATTCGGCCGTCGAGGAGGAACGCCGCCTGTGTTACGTGGCGGTCACCCGGGCGCGCAAGTTCCTCACCCTGTCGCGGGTGCGGCGGCGCCGGCTGTCCGGGCAAGAGCTGCCGGGCGTGCCCAGTCGCTTCCTGAAAGAGCTGCCCGCCGCGTGCATCGAGGCCATCGTCATGGAGCGGCCGGCGGGTTACTACGGCGACAGCGAAGGCCAGGGACCGTGGGGTGGCCGCTGGAGCCGCGACGACGATGGTGGACGCGAGCGCGGCTGGAACGCGAGCGGGGGCGGCAACGGCGGCGGATTTTCGGCGCCGCGTCGCGGGCCGGCCGCCCGCCCGACAGCGGCGGCGTCACCCGCCCGCAAAGCAGCGACGGGCGAGATCGTCGTCGACTACGACCACGAAGCCGAGCCGAGCGGCCTGCAGATCGGGGCCAAGCTGCGCCACTCGCAGTTCGGCGTCGGCGAGGTGCGCGGCTGGCAAGCGGCCGGTGCCGACATGAAAGTGACGATGCGTTTTCCGTCGGTGGGGGTGAAGACCATCCTGGCCCGGTTTCTGACCAAGTAA
- the cysD gene encoding sulfate adenylyltransferase subunit CysD, whose amino-acid sequence MDHLSELEQQSVYIFREAFRHFERLCMLWSVGKDSTVLLWLARKAFFGHIPFPLVHIDTSYKIPEMIAYRDRLAKEYKLTMIVGQDADAIREGRTFPATQHLPDGDPKKLSRVDCCGILKRDALKGTLHGTLPRKRLNLVTGEYEPDADTEPYTGVIVGARADEEGSRSKERYFSPRDKNNAWDVGDQPPEFWNQFKTDFAPGTHVRIHPLLDWTELNIWEYIKREGIPTVSLYYDQGTGTRYRSLGCAPCQAPIQSTAKNVDEIIVELKSGKLRNIAERSGRLQDGKHGLEELRRDGYM is encoded by the coding sequence ATGGACCACCTCAGCGAGCTAGAGCAACAAAGCGTCTACATTTTTCGGGAAGCGTTCAGGCACTTCGAGCGGCTGTGCATGCTCTGGTCGGTCGGCAAGGATTCGACCGTCCTGCTGTGGCTGGCGCGCAAGGCGTTCTTCGGCCACATCCCGTTCCCGCTGGTGCACATCGACACCAGCTACAAGATCCCCGAGATGATCGCCTATCGCGATCGGCTGGCCAAGGAATACAAGCTCACCATGATCGTCGGGCAAGACGCCGACGCCATCCGGGAAGGGCGGACCTTCCCGGCCACGCAACACCTGCCCGACGGCGATCCGAAGAAGCTGTCGCGGGTCGACTGCTGCGGGATCTTGAAGCGCGACGCGCTGAAGGGAACGCTGCACGGCACGTTGCCGCGCAAGCGCCTGAATCTGGTCACCGGCGAATACGAGCCCGACGCCGACACCGAGCCGTACACCGGCGTCATCGTCGGGGCGCGCGCCGACGAAGAAGGCAGCCGTTCGAAGGAACGGTACTTCTCGCCGCGCGACAAGAACAACGCCTGGGACGTCGGCGATCAGCCGCCCGAGTTCTGGAACCAGTTCAAGACCGACTTTGCGCCCGGGACGCACGTGCGCATTCACCCGCTGCTGGATTGGACCGAGCTGAACATCTGGGAGTACATCAAACGCGAAGGCATCCCGACGGTCTCGCTGTACTACGACCAGGGCACCGGCACGCGCTACCGGAGCCTCGGGTGCGCGCCTTGCCAGGCGCCCATCCAGAGCACGGCGAAGAACGTCGACGAGATCATCGTCGAGCTCAAGAGCGGCAAGCTCCGCAACATCGCCGAGCGCTCCGGCCGCCTGCAAGACGGCAAGCACGGGCTGGAAGAGCTGCGCCGCGACGGATATATGTAG
- a CDS encoding CDP-alcohol phosphatidyltransferase family protein, whose amino-acid sequence MIRQFHLADAFTLLNGFAGTGAVLAFMRFLLERDKRCFWLGAWLLPAALVMDVLDGRVARWRKKASPLGQELDSLADVVSFGVAPAAMAFAAGLRGGWDVLILMYFVGCGISRLARYNVTATSLSAENRKVTHFEGFPIPSSLLLAGIIALLAATDHWQEALPFGWFELGPWTLHPLALLFAVHGSAMISKTLRIPKP is encoded by the coding sequence ATGATCCGCCAGTTTCACCTGGCCGACGCGTTCACGTTGCTGAACGGCTTTGCCGGCACGGGCGCCGTGCTGGCCTTCATGCGGTTTCTGTTGGAACGCGACAAGCGCTGCTTTTGGCTGGGCGCATGGTTGCTGCCGGCGGCGTTGGTCATGGACGTGCTCGACGGCCGAGTGGCGCGCTGGCGCAAGAAGGCGTCGCCGCTGGGACAAGAGCTGGACTCGCTGGCCGACGTGGTGTCGTTCGGCGTGGCGCCGGCGGCGATGGCCTTCGCGGCCGGTCTGCGCGGCGGCTGGGACGTGCTGATCCTGATGTACTTCGTCGGCTGCGGCATCTCGCGCCTGGCCCGTTACAACGTCACCGCCACCTCGCTGTCCGCCGAGAACCGGAAGGTCACGCACTTTGAAGGCTTCCCCATCCCCAGCAGCTTGCTGCTGGCCGGGATCATCGCCCTGCTGGCCGCCACCGATCACTGGCAGGAGGCGCTGCCCTTCGGCTGGTTCGAGCTGGGCCCGTGGACCTTGCACCCGCTGGCGCTGTTGTTCGCCGTGCACGGCAGCGCGATGATCAGCAAGACGCTGCGGATCCCGAAGCCGTAA
- a CDS encoding glutathione S-transferase family protein: protein MKLYGSTNLRSFNTLKLRAALAETGAPHEFIAVDLQKGEHKRPAFVAINPHGKIPVLVDDGFTLPESDAILWYIGEKYPEAKLLPRADGSLAAAQGRAQVLRWCDFASTAVYPAYAEFYTYALGEADKRLPWIAEAALQKIARATAVMETVLTTQQHLAGGFSLADLSNTAILVTLKLRLPSDPLADRPHTAAWFQRVTTRPAWAQVVADIK from the coding sequence ATGAAGCTGTACGGCTCGACCAACCTGCGTTCGTTCAACACCCTCAAGCTACGCGCCGCCCTGGCCGAGACCGGCGCGCCGCACGAATTCATCGCCGTCGACTTGCAAAAGGGCGAGCACAAGCGCCCCGCGTTCGTGGCCATCAACCCGCACGGGAAGATCCCCGTCCTGGTCGACGACGGTTTCACGCTGCCCGAGTCCGACGCCATCCTTTGGTACATCGGCGAGAAGTACCCCGAGGCCAAGTTGTTGCCGCGCGCTGACGGCAGCCTGGCGGCGGCACAGGGACGGGCCCAGGTGCTGCGCTGGTGCGACTTCGCCTCCACCGCGGTTTATCCCGCCTACGCCGAGTTCTACACCTATGCACTTGGTGAGGCGGACAAACGCCTTCCCTGGATCGCCGAGGCGGCGTTGCAAAAGATCGCTCGCGCCACCGCGGTGATGGAGACGGTGCTGACGACGCAACAACACCTGGCCGGCGGCTTCTCGCTCGCCGATCTTTCCAACACCGCCATTCTGGTGACACTGAAACTGCGCCTGCCCAGCGATCCGCTGGCCGATCGCCCGCACACCGCGGCCTGGTTCCAGCGCGTGACCACCCGGCCGGCGTGGGCGCAGGTCGTCGCCGACATCAAATAG